The DNA segment TTATTTACCAAACATACTTAATTCTGGAGAGTTCATTTAATAACTAGAAAGTTCTTTTCCCAATTTCCAGCATCTCAATCAACAGTTCGAATTCAAATATGTTTGTCTCTGGTTCTTGCGACGCAACTGCTCGGTTATGGGATACTCGAATTGCTAGTCGGGCCATTCGAACATATCATGGTCACCATGGTGATGTTAACTCTGTCAAGTTCTTCCCAGATGGACAAAGGTTTGGAACTGGGTCAGATGATGGAACATGCAGGTTGTTTGATATGAGAACAGGGCATCAGCTTCAAGTATACTCTCAACAGCAAGCCAACAATGACCAAGATATCCCAATTGTCACATCCATAGCATTCTCTATATCTGGAAGACTCCTCTTTGCTGGGTACTCCAATGGTGATTGCTATGTGTGGGATACTCTCTTAGCTGAGGTATGAAATATTCAGCTTGTCCATTGAACATAAATTTCATTAACTATAAGAAGGATAAGTCTGCCTAAGCTTTGGAAGCAATTTGCATAAAATATTTAAGGATCTTAAATGAAGTGTCATTTGAACatatatgatatatttatatCATGTCATGGTTTGATCCATAATAATCAATGGGACAGTGACTGTTAAATGTATGACTAGGATACTTGATACGATATTGGAAAATGAACAAAAGATATGTAATTGTGTCATAGTTTGATCCGTAACAATCAATGGGACAGCAATTGTTAAATGCATGACTAGGTTACTTGATAAATATAGTGACAAATGAACAAGATACATGTAATCATGTCAGGCTCATTTCCTGACAAGAGATTATGGCTCTGTgtctatcaattttttttctcatgGTAAACTTTTTAGCAAGCATGATGCTGTTCTATAAGTTGATCCATTGATTGTTAGTTTCTCCATTTGAGATATAATTATCAGGGTAATTATCTTTCTTAAGCTGGATTTTTCTCTCAGATAGAGTTGTCATCTGAATGTTGAAATGTTGACTTTTTAATAATTGAATAGCAAAGATGAGATTGTTGCATTGTCTAACAGAATGCTAGTTGATTTGGTCATAATGATCTAAGCTTTAATAGCTGGTCTTAAAATGAATGAATTCAGGATGCTTGttcgtgaatatatatatataggtatacttGTTCAAAGCATAACCATCAATATTATCTAAAAGTGGTGTGTGTATAGAAGGAACTGAAATTCATCTCTCTACAAATAGAGAAGTGCATCTATTAGTTAGACTTCATGGCAGGAAGTACTGGAAATCTTTGGACAAATTTAGTGATCAGACAAAAAGAGTACATTTGGTCAAAGATTATTTTtctgaactattttgtttgatgtGAATAGGATATTCCTAATTTCATTATTGTGATATTTTCAAATGCAACTTCTGCAATTGTCTAGATGGTCTAATAATTTTGCAAGAAGAATCTTACTGTTACTTACAGGGATATTATATTAGCCATGCTGCAAAAACCTGCATGACAACAACTGTGCATTCAGTAATGTGCAATAAGGAATCCTCCAAAAGTATGATGGAAATATGCAGGGTCACAATTCATGTTGTGATGTTCGATTTTTAAAAATGAACGACTCAGGTTATATAGGACAAAAAATTTTGCACTGTAACCTTATATGACTTGTTATACTTGTAATGTGGTTGATTGTAAacatcttgctcaaacaaatctgtgCATCATCTGATCATGAACAAGTAACTATGAGCTTGGCGGTTTCAGAAGAGCATATGCTAATTTCGTATGGTAGTCAATCAACAAAGCAGAGCGTGTACCTATTTTCGTGCATGCATTTGGAGCTTGCACCTCATGGTGACATTTGTTGATGTCATAATGACATGACATGGACCCATCATAAAAGATATAATCATATTGTTGCTGCTAATTGGCACAAATCAGCAATATAAAGTTTATGTTAAGGTGTACATGACATTACATGGACCCATTATCAATAATATCGGTGCTAATTGGCACAAACTGGCATAATAAATGTAAAGCTGATGTTAAGGTGTACCCCAGTGCCAATAGTTGGCAAGAACTCCAAGGTTTTAGATACCTTTCAGAACAGCATATGCGGATTGATTATTACCAGTCCAACTACCAGCACCAAATTATAGCTCAATATCGGTTCATGTCAGctcttttttaatatatattttttcaatgataCCAAATGGTACAGGCTGGTATACCTGTGCTATGGCGGTCTGATTGACTACCTAAATCAGTTGGACATATACTTAAATTCTTGCACCCACATGCATGAATATACGCCCTTGTTTTAATGTCTCTGTATTTTACATTTCTGCAGTGAATATAACTGACTCGTAAGTATATTATGTTGTTTCAGGTAGTTGTTAATCTGGGAAAGCTACAGAATTCTCACGAGGGCCGCATAAGCTGCTTAGGTTTGTCTGCTGATGGGAGTGCTTTATGCACAGGAAGTTGGGACAAGAACCTGAAGGTTAGTTTTCGAAGTTCAACTCTTTAATCAAGTTCTCTACAAGGGATAAACACATTTAGGAAATAATTAATCTCTTTTTCCATGAGGCGATTACAGTAGTGTTGAAATATTTGAATTTAAAGTTATCCACATGATAAATATACATCTCAGTCTGTGACTTAAGTTTGGTGTGGTtgaaaagtataattatatttcgttatttattttttcttttaactattatttaaataaattctATGATAAGGGCATTCTAGCATCGTACAACTTGCTTTGGTCGTATGGTGTCACTAGAAATTCTATAGCTTTGACAACTATGCTATTGAGCATTTTGTTTAAAGTACAGTTATGATAAAATTTTCAATGGAACTTTCTGTTCATTTACAGCATCTTTATGCTTGAATGTAGCTTTCCCTGCACAAACACAGAtttgatgatatttttgaatGACTTTCTTAGTCATACATCATCTTCATGTCTGAACTCTTGATGAAGGGATGGGGATGAGATgttgagaggaaaaaaaaaaggtggggAAAGAAGAGGAGGATTTAGAAGACATCAAGAAGTTAAAAAACATGGTTATCAAAACCCGATCCACATCTTAGGATCTTATGATCCTGCAATTCAGGCCAACTTATGCCATGTAAGTTGggtatattttatgaaattagtgGGATTGTTTTTGGATCTGAATCTAAATTGTAGGATCATGTATGATCTAGATCCTACATATAAATAATGATCCTAAAGACCTTAACTTGACTTTAATTTGCTGATTgttcttgaaccagaatgacttCAAAGTTTCTCAATTTGTGAGACATAACCAGTTAACTCACTTAAGTTTCTTCGATATCTGATGCTGACGCCCTGCTCCGTCTCATGCTGCATGATGCCTCTACCCTCTTCATCTGAGATTCTTCTAGTTCCCTTCTTATTGCTCCTAGCCTTCTTCCATCTCAACCTCTTCATCTCACTTCACTCCTCCCACCTCTGTCACTGCTAGACTCACACCATCCTAGTCTCCCAAAACATCACAAAAAACTGTTGTACTTCACATAACACTGCCCCTTGTACattgatcatgaaaaatatatcattaatatgattttttttttttttgcctttctttATCAATTGTTGGCTTCTTTTTGTTCATGTGTTTGATTACTCATAATTTCATAATGTATATAATTTGCTTGAGAATGAAAAAAGATAATCGTTCTCTATTAGCACACACTCAGACTATCCATTATCTTAGCAGATCTGGGCTTTTGGAGGACACAGGAAGGTGATCTAATCTTTGGCTTTATTGTGTTAAAGCGGACAACTTTAGTTTGTGGCTGAACTGGGACTCCTGTCGAATTAACTACTATATCTATAAGAGACTGAACATCAAGATGTAAACCATGAACATTAAGTTCTCAGATGCATCACTCCAACCAGGTCAGTCTAAAGGCTCTGAGAAGCAGCATTAAAGTTTGCCAGCGCTTTTCTTAGTTCCTTTGCTATGCATCATATGTTGCAACTGTTTTGTCATCGGACTGTTTCCCAAGCCTGGTTCATTATACTGATTCATCATGCATCTCCCTGTTGTATGTTGTTGGAAATTCTCTGTATTAGTTGACTTAGATTATCCATAATATTATCATCGTTAAAATTATCTGAGTTATATATTTCGTTGATAAAACCATAACAATAAATTGAGTTTAAATGTTTACttacataattataaaaattttaatataaaaattaaaatacttcaaaaaatatatataaattaatcaaaattattcgattttatttgttatttgtctTATATGAGATTTTATATAATAACTTTTGACTTAGTAAACATATAAGAACCAAATTTTAACACTTtttgaataaatttaattagtGTGAGGGCATTTTACATATACATATTAAGCGAAAGAAAACAaatgtataaaaaaaatcaaattcaatATAATTATAATGACGACTTTTTCACATTCGTGTGCAGCTAATTATTTTCCAAATAGTCCAAACTTTAGATTACCACACAGCAATAGCAGAGATGCATAAGTACACAAGGGTTccccaaaacaaaacaaaacaaaaaaaaactttagTCCAAGTTCGTCGATGCTGCATCTAACAAGCACCACTAGACAACCACCACAGGCAGTAAATTATATGATTCTACCTCCGGGTCCAGAAGGATCCATCCATCGAACGTCCACACTCCTTGACAACAGATATTGATGGGCAAGAAACAGTGAAACCTACAAAAGGAGAAAATAAGCAAGAGTTCAATGCAGGAGGCCTCGGAAAAGAGTGGCTAAGAAGCTCTATTCGCccagcagagagcagtagttaccaTCGGCATCCAGCTATCAGTTCTCATACTCCCGGGAGAGAGATCGCTCTGAACGATGGTATCCATAATCATCTCCCACTGCCTCCCCCTCTTCACGTGCCTCATAATCTGCATACCCATATTGATGGTGGTAATCACCAGCCTGACCCTTGTCATAAGGAGCGCGATCATAATAATCGCCTTCATGTCGGCTTGGCCTCTCCTGCTCATGCTCGGGTTCAACAACACCTTGGTGCTGAACTCGATCGTACTGCTGTGATTGATCAAATTGTTTGTAGTCGCGTTCATGCCCATGCTTGCTTCGTTCATTGTACCATCCCTGCCCATAATCATCATGTTCAAGATCTCTCTCCTTTGCTTCAGTCCTCTCCCTGCCTTGCTTAGACTCACTACGCCCATGCTCAGAATCCTTATCAAGAGAGTATCCGCTCTCTCTTTCATGGCTAGCATGATCGTAATCTCGTTCACGCTCCCTGTCCCTATCTCGTGTACGATCACGTTCACGCTCGCGATCATACTCATGACCACGGTCTCTATCCTTGTCTCTGCCTCGACCCCGATCACGTTCCCGCCCACGATCTCTTTCCCTTTCCTTTTCTCGATTCCTATCGCGGTCCCTATGGTGGTGGTGCCTTTCTTCCCTTGGATCTCGATCTCGTGTTCTTTCACGAGAACGATCACGAGGCCTTTCCACTTCTCGCTCTCTATCTCTTCCTCTTTCTCGTGATTTCTCCCTGTCCACGGAAAATATAGCTTAATAACTTAGCCGCATACAATAAAAGATAAGTAAAAGACGAGGGTTATTGTACACTATCCTTGTTATTGTTTTAAGCAAAGAAAATCGGTCATTTCAAATATTTGTACTTCACAGAATGTCAGCTTACAAAAATATACAGAGGCCTTACCGGTCTAGTTGCCGATCATCTCGAGCCCTCGGCTCCTCTGACCTTGAGTGTCCCGCAGCAATTTGCTGTTGCTCCCTGTTTAACAGTAGATAAAGTTTGTCACACAAGAGTCTCAAACTCATGAGACACAATAAGAGTTAAATTTGAGAAAAAAGCATATCCACCTAACTCAAAGGACCTAAACTGTCCACGGTGTATATGCCCCTAGAAGTGGAAAGGACTTAAAAATCAGGGGACTAAACACATATTTACCCCTTCTACGTGTTAAATTTGCATACAGATTCTTGTGAATCAGCTTCCTTGCACCACTGCCCTTGTCACCACAGGCCCATAGATATCATACTAACCTAGAGAAATCTAGGTTACTAAAATACAAAAGTGCCTTCATTTGCAAATTATCTCCTACATGAGCCAAAACTGAACGGCTTTTATTTTTTCCTACCTCTTCTTCCCTCCCACTTCCTCACCTACACCTCAGGAGAACTTTCTAGAGTGTTAACACAGATGGGATTTCTGAAAACATGCATGGCCATTGACACTTGTTAAAATTGAGGTGGTCTA comes from the Musa acuminata AAA Group cultivar baxijiao chromosome BXJ1-10, Cavendish_Baxijiao_AAA, whole genome shotgun sequence genome and includes:
- the LOC135594614 gene encoding U1 small nuclear ribonucleoprotein 70 kDa-like — its product is MGDYNDPFNRNNPAVQARTKAQNRANVLQLKLIGQSHPTGLTNNLLKLFEPRPPLLYKPPLEKRKCPPYTGMAQFVSHFAEPNDPEYAPPVIEGETPTQRRARIRKLRLEEGARKAAEELEKYDPSKDPHVTGDPYKTLFVARLNYETTEHRIKRELETYGPIKRVRLITDKVTNKPRGYAFIEYMHTRDMKTAYKQADGRKLDNRRVLVDVERGRTVPNWRPRRLGGGLGSTRIGGEEVNQKHSGREQQQIAAGHSRSEEPRARDDRQLDREKSRERGRDREREVERPRDRSRERTRDRDPREERHHHHRDRDRNREKERERDRGRERDRGRGRDKDRDRGHEYDRERERDRTRDRDRERERDYDHASHERESGYSLDKDSEHGRSESKQGRERTEAKERDLEHDDYGQGWYNERSKHGHERDYKQFDQSQQYDRVQHQGVVEPEHEQERPSRHEGDYYDRAPYDKGQAGDYHHQYGYADYEAREEGEAVGDDYGYHRSERSLSREYEN